The Anoplolepis gracilipes chromosome 5, ASM4749672v1, whole genome shotgun sequence region CGCCAACGCGTTCCGAAATATCAGGAATGTAGATTTCTATTGCGTAATTCGAAACTCGAGGGATTTTATTACATCGTCAAAGCGCAGATTTTTTGCATCGGCGTTACGATTTTTTGGATTTATTCCGTTTAATTATGTTTCCTAAGAGttcttgatattatttttttacgtttttcttcgcatattttttttagtttcttttaACACAAGTTCAatctattcttttaattttattaatattagagattgaaatataaaatttataaatatttattatatttatatattttttaaatatattttaaagacttcaaatatatatatgtattaatatataaatatatattttttttataaaactattgtttaaaataccgatttaatttaatgcatttattatatttatgtttataaaaacaaaaattttataataaatataagattcaaatttatttatctttcgaATGTGTAAGGTGTTTtagaagtttttatattaactttgtACGTTTTGTAATttccaataattattttttttctctttcgacttaataaatcaatttattttcatgatttaATGTTTTCCCCTAATATTATTCTCGAAATAATCAAAACAATTTTGAGATATCTTCGAATCATCCAGATTATTTGCATTATgtacatcttatatatatatatatatatatatatacatatataatatatatctgtaaataaaaaagattaatatatcacACTTTATGAAAAtagatatcaaattaaattgcttAATCATTccgtttttataaatattaatgtattatatcaagtatatatttttctgtttttaaattctaaaatgtaGATGATATGATTAACGGATTTAAATAGACACAAAAATAcagaatgatattttattaatatataatgaatatacatatatagaataaaagcATAGACAGAAATATagattcattaaattaattatgagttaattaaaaataagcaattaaaaataagcaaTTAAATCTGTGTCTACTTATGCCTGTTTGGACTATTTTGTTATTAGCGAAGTTGTAAGAATACCGCAATAATGTTAATGAACGGAAGTTTCCAAGTTTGTATACCACGccatttacatatgtatatctattacATACGCACATTCATTACAAACACGAATGTGGTATGCATTCAATTATTCCTTATTTATTTCCTACAATTCGACAATTGATCCTGTCGCTTTCCTgagaatttcataaaaattgtcCAATCAACAATTGAGAACaacagattataattaattgcacaACAAtcgaaagattttatataacgtaataactttatttcttttttttttttttgcagaatctttcttttcttttatagaaaACATATCTGtcgagaaaataaagtttgcgaaaattaatctttgatcaaaatttaactaaagatattaactttttctcgggcttaaaattaatttcttgtggtcggaaaaaagaaaagaacgaGTTAAATGAACATTGTATCGAACACATTGATTGATCCTTAAAAATTTACTACTCGCGGGATCACGTTCTTTTGATTCGTATCCACTGTGCATTCTTTAGGTGCACGAGATGGATCTACTTCCAAAGCAGATGTGCCATCGGTGTAGCTACAAGCTAGAGGAGTTCCATAAGTTCTACGTGGACTGCTTGAAAACGGATGCGGCGCTCAAAAGCCAGTTGTCGTGGATGCGAAAGGACCGGGGCAAGGAGAAGATCGGCGTGCCAATGGTGCATATTGAGAACGTGAAGATCAAGGCAGAGTCGCTCGATTACGACGCGTACGAGTTGGAGCCGCTGATAGAGAACATGGAGTACATCAACTCGATGAATTCGATGGCACTTCCTGCCGGCGGAATTCACAATGGATTGACATTTGCGACGCTCTCGCGTTACCGATGTTGCTGTGATAAGAAGGACCAAAGCAGAACAAAAAGGACTACGGAATTCTGTCAGAATTATAGAGAATCCATGTCCAAGTGCGGCGAGATCGCGGGTGACTCACGTAAGAGAACTTTCGAGAACGCTGCCGCCAGATTAAGACCGATCaagaaaaacacttttatgcaAGCGGTGTTTCCAGATTGTCCGCAGAATCGTTTGCCGTGCGTCGACGCTATCGAGAATGCACGAAATCGTTTGACCGCAGATACGAACACCAAAGATGATGTATCTTCCCTGGATACGCGAAACCGTTCTTACGATGGATTCGAAGCGATTCCTAAAAATCAAGCAGCTTCGAAAAGTACGATAGTGCGGAATTTGAGACCTAGGAAAAATCTGGTGAACTATGCGTCGAATAAGAGAACAATAGTGCAAAATTTGAAACCCAGGACAAATCTGATAAACTATGCGTCGAATAAGAGGAGATTGTCGATTGGTGTTGATCCGGGACCGTCTGTAACGAATAATTCGGATGTTTCTAATCCAAAAACGACGTTTATGTCGAACTTTAAGCTGACTCGACAGATTAAAGTGGAACAAATAGACGAGTTGGAAGGACGCAGTTTAAGACCGAGAAAAAACATCATTGATTATCAGGAACCGAAAATGAGGAAGGTATCGGATTATCGCATAAAGAGACGCAAGGTGGAGGAGCAGAATTCGAAGCTGCATTCGATAAACGAAAATACATCTTCGAGTGAATTTACTCTGAAGCTTAAGATAAAACAAGAAGTTTTAGATGACCTGGAAGATATGGTGCTCAGTGAAACGACTAACGCGATACCTCGATTACCGAATAACTCGCACGCCGATTTACCTGCGAAGGTCGAAGTAACGAGTGATAACGATGTCAGTTTACGAGATGACATGTCAAATTACTTCAAGTCGAATCATCCAcaattacgaaataaattcCAACTAGCCAAGCGAAAATCGTTGTCCAACATCATGAAGAACAGACTAGCGAAGACGAAGAAGATCTATCGATTACCAGCGGCGAATTATTCGCCAAAATGTCTGAGGAGTCAGGATGCCTACCTGAGAAACGGTAAGGCAAGAAAGAACGATTATATGGAATGGTCGATGAAGAAGTTACAAACGAAAAAACTGATGGACATGGTcaataaaaatgagaagaCGAAGCCAGCGATAGTGAAACTAGCTGAGACCATTAAACACTATTGCGAGACGTGCAATATTAGCTTCAAGAATAAGGAATTATTCAGATTACATAGATGCTACTACGATTGATTTTTTCTCACGTGGTCGAATTCCCgagaaatacaaaatttacgaGCTatctaaaagatatttaaaagaataggAAGGAGTGTGAAAGAGTCTTTAGGATATCTTCTTATCTCGAagatatgtaaaagaaaataattaagaaatccttcattttttttattacatgaaagTGCAATTGTAcctataaatttctatttgcaaattgttttgatttttttttctgatttgcGGATATATCGCTGGTGAAATGACACgcactttatttaaatttaatctattcTATATAACGATAACAAAACGAAATTcttgtttatataatgtacctgcttgtaaaaattttaaatttaaatttaaaatttttttttattttttgcaataccaacattagttatataatcattgattttttaatttttcttttattggaATTTTTGTTGCATGTATATTAAGATTATCGATTACGATACATACGCAGGGACAATAAACGGGAAATAATAGAGTGTGTACATAATTGTACTTtgtttagatataatattatctgttattatctttactataccatttattttataaacgagAATATATGTGCATACTTACACCTTGTTCATCGACTTACGTATGTATACACATTAAACAATAACAATTGTTGCATATGCTTAAGATTGTATGTAAGAAATTCACAAGTCGCcttcaaagattaaaaaataaatatacgaatagatagatagatagataaatagatagatagagatctattttatgaaaagagatataaatatatgtcgatatatatttcatgagaatatgtgatatatgtatatgaaaataacgATCAATTTTTTGGAGAACTCAATGTTACGAAGATTAACgtatataataatcgaaaaattgcTCTTTTTACGctactttgaaattttatatattaatacgatcgatatattttgataatattgttctattaaaaaaattatattttatttaaaaaattaattttttttagaattattaaacattgaaatttatcaacattacgattatgataaaaatatagattctttaaataattaattatactttaatttcatcattatatcaaatataaaaattaaataatattattatatcattaaaatttatccacAATAATCATATTGATATTAACTGCATACATTTTGATGCAATCTCTTATTGTTACAAAGTGCTTCTCTGAATCATCTGTCCGttgttaatatacaaatagatAGATATTGTTATTccctaaaaatatatctttctcatATCAATGAAAActgattaataaatgttatacaactgcataaattattataatgtctataaaaaataacctGATCCCGTATCCTGATCTTATACCatttcttaactttttattaaaacaaaattctatttctaattcatatatttttatataacactattaaatgtgataatattaaaacaatattatttattacatatataacaaattaagtGGCGGTAAAATGcttcgacaaaaaaaaatttaatctatacTACAATGatgattataattgataatcaaaaattgttttgaaaaaacatttgtgtGTCATATAAACGTTTTGCATAAAAtgcgattttataatttgtggtcaatttagagaaaattaaatttttgtcacaagtaatacaattttttataactattttgGCAatgatatgtaaataaaatcgagGCTctcttttagataataaaataaatgattagtAATGGCAAAATTGAGAGCAAAGGAATATAGTGTATAACAATTGATATGATAAAGATAATAcagattcaaaaataaaataaaattataaataaaaataattagttcaTTATATCCACAATTATATCGATTGTTATACACTATATTCCCTTGCTCTCTATTGCCATTactaatcatttattttattttggtaatgatatattttttttttttttttttacatgggagttattttattttgtatgcatTGTGTGTATCCACCATTGCGTGAACCGTAGCCCGTAGCCCGTAGCCCGTAGCGTAGCGGCAACCAAACGAATTACAGGtaacaaacaaacaaaaagtATGGCAGGTGTCAAAAAGTTCGAGGAAGATGACCGATTACAAACAGTGTTTTGAGTTAATTTCACCTGAGACCAAACAGTGAAATGTCTTCGGATACTGGAAAATCGCCGCGAATCGAAGATGTAAGGTTCATTTTAGTGCTTTATATACCCGCAAACCCTATGGACGCTCGTTTAACCTTAAATGTATATCACTGGAGGTGCGTCGAGCGATATTTCCAAAGCTTTTTCATTAGgcgaaataaattgataacagtgttttatatgtgtgttaaaattatttttttagttaatctCCTCAGAAGATGATACTTTGGGATCCTCCGTAAGTCTGAGTATTGGGGAGAATTCGGTTCGCATCAAGAAAAAGGCTAAACCTACCAAAGAAACTGAACAATTATCGATTGATAAGAAAGATATACAAGATAAATGGTGGTTGAAAAGACCTGAAACACGTTTAGATGTTTCAAGTGCCAAGAATGCAGACGCAAAAATGAAGCAGTCTCCTACTCCTACGGATGTCAGCTCTTCTATGAAAGAGTTTCTCGAGAAGGAGAGAATGTGCAAAGTAATTGATTAAATcatgtaataatatagtaaaatttttttataatttaatttaagaatatagtTGCGAATACTTTTATCTTtactatttctaaaatattacatgtttttttagGTGGTGTCAAAAAGCGAAGGAGAACTGAAAGACAAAGATGATACCTTATGCGATATACTTGCATCTACAGCTTTTGATAAATATCCATCAGATTTTGAaagtaagttttttatataatatgtcaaattaaagcttattacatatatacaaaatatatatacaaaacaatATTTGATTAACAATATTGATGTGCTTACGTTTGATATAGATGCTACTGATGAAGATATTGGTAGTATATTGGAAGAAATGAGCAAAATTGCTGGTGCATTAAGTCCTAATTCAGGTCCTGAACGTACCAAATCTGGTGATTCCAGTAAGAATCCCATCGAATCGCAAGAAGAGAAGTCAGTAGAGGAATTATTAGAGGAAGCCGAGAAACTAGTGAGGAAAAATAGTAGTACTCTGTCAAAAAGTATATCCAAATCTGATACTCTAGTACCAGAAAATAATCAGGATGAAAGCCTGAGTAGAGTAAGGCAATTAGAAgctgatatttttcaattaatagaaGAGGAAGTTCataaagaaacagaaaaaataaagagaagtccgaaaaatgagaaaagacGAGAAAATAGTCCCGGATTCGAGAGTGTTTACGAAAGCCTAAATAGTTTGAAACCACCAAAGACACTGGaacttcaaagaaaaaaatttgaagaacaGAAAGTTGAGATATCAAGCAGTTCTGATTTGGATGATCCAATTGAGAGGCATTCCAAGTCCG contains the following coding sequences:
- the LOC140665568 gene encoding uncharacterized protein isoform X1, whose amino-acid sequence is METLESSRVCRLCGQQSGISINIFDESENHVRKINAVLPIMVHEMDLLPKQMCHRCSYKLEEFHKFYVDCLKTDAALKSQLSWMRKDRGKEKIGVPMVHIENVKIKAESLDYDAYELEPLIENMEYINSMNSMALPAGGIHNGLTFATLSRYRCCCDKKDQSRTKRTTEFCQNYRESMSKCGEIAGDSRKRTFENAAARLRPIKKNTFMQAVFPDCPQNRLPCVDAIENARNRLTADTNTKDDVSSLDTRNRSYDGFEAIPKNQAASKSTIVRNLRPRKNLVNYASNKRTIVQNLKPRTNLINYASNKRRLSIGVDPGPSVTNNSDVSNPKTTFMSNFKLTRQIKVEQIDELEGRSLRPRKNIIDYQEPKMRKVSDYRIKRRKVEEQNSKLHSINENTSSSEFTLKLKIKQEVLDDLEDMVLSETTNAIPRLPNNSHADLPAKVEVTSDNDVSLRDDMSNYFKSNHPQLRNKFQLAKRKSLSNIMKNRLAKTKKIYRLPAANYSPKCLRSQDAYLRNGKARKNDYMEWSMKKLQTKKLMDMVNKNEKTKPAIVKLAETIKHYCETCNISFKNKELFRLHRCYYD
- the LOC140665568 gene encoding uncharacterized protein isoform X2 encodes the protein MDLLPKQMCHRCSYKLEEFHKFYVDCLKTDAALKSQLSWMRKDRGKEKIGVPMVHIENVKIKAESLDYDAYELEPLIENMEYINSMNSMALPAGGIHNGLTFATLSRYRCCCDKKDQSRTKRTTEFCQNYRESMSKCGEIAGDSRKRTFENAAARLRPIKKNTFMQAVFPDCPQNRLPCVDAIENARNRLTADTNTKDDVSSLDTRNRSYDGFEAIPKNQAASKSTIVRNLRPRKNLVNYASNKRTIVQNLKPRTNLINYASNKRRLSIGVDPGPSVTNNSDVSNPKTTFMSNFKLTRQIKVEQIDELEGRSLRPRKNIIDYQEPKMRKVSDYRIKRRKVEEQNSKLHSINENTSSSEFTLKLKIKQEVLDDLEDMVLSETTNAIPRLPNNSHADLPAKVEVTSDNDVSLRDDMSNYFKSNHPQLRNKFQLAKRKSLSNIMKNRLAKTKKIYRLPAANYSPKCLRSQDAYLRNGKARKNDYMEWSMKKLQTKKLMDMVNKNEKTKPAIVKLAETIKHYCETCNISFKNKELFRLHRCYYD